From Carya illinoinensis cultivar Pawnee chromosome 5, C.illinoinensisPawnee_v1, whole genome shotgun sequence, one genomic window encodes:
- the LOC122309509 gene encoding tubulin alpha chain produces the protein MRECISIHIGQAGIQVGNACWELYCLEHGIQPDGQMPSDKTVGGGDDAFNTFFSETGAGKHVPRAVFVDLEPTVIDEVRTGTYRQLFHPEQLISGKEDAANNFARGHYTIGKEIVDLCLDRIRKLADNCTGLQGFLVFNAVGGGTGSGLGSLLLERLSVDYGKKSKLGFTVYPSPQVSTSVVEPYNSVLSTHSLLEHTDVAVLLDNEAIYDICRRSLDIERPTYTNLNRLVSQVISSLTASLRFDGALNVDVTEFQTNLVPYPRIHFMLSSYAPVISAEKAYHEQLSVAEITNSAFEPSSMMAKCDPRHGKYMACCLMYRGDVVPKDVNAAVATIKTKRTIQFVDWCPTGFKCGINYQPPTVVPGGDLAKVQRAVCMISNSTSVAEVFSRIDHKFDLMYAKRAFVHWYVGEGMEEGEFSEAREDLAALEKDYEEVGAESAEGEDDEGDEY, from the exons ATGAGAGAGTGCATCTCAATCCACATTGGTCAGGCCGGTATTCAGGTCGGCAATGCCTGCTGGGAGCTTTACTGTCTTGAGCACGGCATCCAG CCTGATGGCCAAATGCCAAGTGACAAGACCGTTGGTGGGGGTGATGATGCATTCAACACCTTTTTCAGTGAAACTGGTGCTGGGAAGCATGTCCCTCGAGCTGTCTTTGTTGACCTTGAGCCCACTGTCATTGATGAAGTGAGGACTGGAACCTACCGCCAGCTCTTCCACCCAGAACAGCTCATCAGTGGCAAGGAGGATGCTGCCAACAACTTTGCCCGTGGCCACTATACCA TTGGCAAGGAGATTGTTGATCTGTGCTTGGACCGTATTAGAAAGCTTGCTGACAACTGCACTGGCCTCCAAGGATTCCTAGTATTCAATGCTGTTGGTGGGGGCACTGGTTCTGGGCTTGGCTCCCTTCTCTTGGAGCGATTGTCCGTCGACTATGGCAAGAAATCAAAGCTGGGTTTCACAGTCTACCCTTCTCCCCAGGTCTCCACATCTGTTGTTGAGCCGTACAACAGTGTCCTCTCAACCCACTCTCTCCTGGAGCACACTGATGTGGCTGTACTTTTGGACAACGAGGCCATCTATGATATTTGCAGGCGTTCCCTTGATATTGAGAGACCCACCTACACCAACCTCAACCGTCTTGTCTCTCAG GTGATCTCATCTTTGACTGCCTCTCTAAGGTTTGATGGTGCGCTGAATGTAGATGTGACTGAATTTCAAACCAACTTGGTCCCATACCCCAGAATCCACTTTATGCTTTCTTCTTATGCACCAGTCATCTCTGCTGAGAAAGCATATCATGAACAACTCTCAGTGGCTGAAATCACCAACAGTGCTTTTGAGCCCTCATCCATGATGGCCAAGTGTGATCCTCGCCATGGCAAGTACATGGCATGCTGCCTAATGTACCGTGGTGATGTTGTGCCTAAGGATGTCAACGCAGCTGTTGCTACTATAAAGACCAAGCGGACCATTCAGTTTGTTGACTGGTGCCCCACTGGTTTTAAGTGCGGTATTAACTACCAGCCTCCCACTGTTGTTCCTGGAGGCGATCTTGCCAAGGTGCAGAGGGCTGTTTGCATGATCTCGAACTCGACCAGCGTGGCTGAGGTGTTTTCCCGCATTGACCACAAGTTTGACCTCATGTATGCGAAACGTGCCTTTGTACACTGGTATGTGGGTGAAGGTATGGAGGAAGGAGAATTCTCTGAAGCTCGTGAGGATCTTGCTGCCCTCGAGAAGGATTATGAGGAAGTTGGTGCTGAGTCAGCTGAAGGCGAGGATGATGAGGGTGATGAGTACTAA
- the LOC122309510 gene encoding protein SHORT HYPOCOTYL IN WHITE LIGHT 1: MSFSVTLSSPLSLSSFTQSPRSEFLSNSSLKFSLRQFHSFHKLPLLQASRRASKFPQGSEGIIDDTRNWSRSISPEFDDDEDDDDDADEDEDRSLDLLVRFIENMFKKISRRARKAVRSVLPVPISAKLVGFSVNGVLLLAFLWVLKAFLEVVCTLGSVVFVCILLIRGLWTGVTYLQESRYQKVNEFDDDRRAWTGSQPAT; the protein is encoded by the exons ATGTCGTTCTCGGTGACTCTCtcatcacctctctctctctcatcattcACTCAGTCTCCACGGTCTGAGTTTCTCTCCAATTCGTCTCTCAAATTCTCCCTCCGACAATTCCACTCTTTCCATAAGCTTCCTCTCCTCCAAGCCTCTAGAAGAGCCTCCAAATTCCCTCAG GGAAGTGAAGGTATCATTGACGATACTCGCAATTGGAGCCGTTCGATCAGCCCCGAGTtcgatgatgacgaagatgacGACGACGACGCTGACGAAGACGAAGATAGGAGCTTGGATCTGCTGGTTCGGTTTATTGAGAATATGTTCAAGAAGATCTCGAGGCGAGCCCGTAAGGCCGTACGATCTGTTTTACCTGTTCCTATATCTGCCAAACTG GTAGGGTTTTCTGTTAACGGAGTCTTACTGCTGGCATTTCTGTGGGTTTTGAAGGCATTCCTTGAG GTTGTTTGCACCCTTGGAAGTGTAGTGTTTGTATGCATCCTACTTATTCGTGGTTTATGGACTGGGGTAACTTATCTACAAGAAAGCCGCTACCAAAAGGTgaatgaatttgatgatgatcGCCGTGCATGGACAGGTTCACAGCCTGCAACTTGA
- the LOC122311085 gene encoding amino acid permease 6-like, with amino-acid sequence METQRNLSFAVESGYTTSKFDDDGRVKRTGTVASASAHIITAVIGSGVLSLAWAMAQLGWIAGIAAILIFSLITLLTSSLLADSYRSPDPVSGRRNYNYMEAVKNNLGGIKYKLCGVAQYTNLVGITIGYTITSAISMAAVKRSHCLHKNGHDAGCHTSNNPYMIIFGIIEIVISQIPNFHDLAGLSYVAAVMSFSYAFIGIGLSIARIADGKAGKTSISGVSAGVDVTISQKVWNSLQAIGNIAFAYSYSNVLIEIQDTLKSSPPENLMMKRAAAIGVSVTTGFYFLCGVLGYAAFGNGAPGNFLTGFGFYEPYWLIDIANICIIVHLVGAYQVFSQPLHQSAEKWFISRCGTGHFIVQEHQIVIPFVGIYNVSFLRLIWRTMYVIFTSAIAMMFPVFNSVLGLLGAAAFWPLTVYLPIEMHISQAKIRSFSLPWIWLKILCWVCLTVSLAAGFACIQGIISELKHYQPFKSVS; translated from the exons ATGGAGACGCAGAGGAATTTAAGCTTTGCTGTGGAATCCGGGTACACGACCTCTAAGTTTGATGATGATGGCCGCGTAAAACGAACtg GAACCGTGGCGAGTGCAAGTGCACATATCATAACAGCCGTTATTGGGTCTGGAGTACTGTCTCTGGCATGGGCGATGGCTCAGCTGGGTTGGATCGCGGGGATTGCTGCTATccttattttctctctcatcactCTGCTTACTTCTAGTCTACTTGCCGACAGTTATAGGTCGCCTGACCCTGTTAGTGGGAGAAGAAACTACAATTACATGGAGGCTGTAAAAAATAACTTAG gAGGAATCAAGTACAAGCTTTGTGGGGTAGCACAATATACAAATCTTGTAGGAATAACTATTGGATACACCATCACTTCTGCTATTAGCATGGC GGCCGTCAAAAGATCGCACTGCCTTCACAAGAATGGCCATGACGCAGGATGTCACACTTCAAACAATCCCTACATGATCATTTTTGGGATCATTGAGATTGTTATAAGCCAAATACCTAATTTTCACGACCTTGCAGGGCTCTCCTACGTCGCAGCTGTAATGTCTTTCTCCTACGCTTTCATAGGCATCGGTCTCTCGATAGCACGAATAGCAG ATGGGAAAGCTGGGAAGACAAGCATCTCAGGTGTAAGTGCAGGAGTAGATGTGACAATTTCACAGAAGGTGTGGAACAGTTTACAGGCCATTGGAAACATTGCCTTTGCCTATTCGTACTCGAATGTCCTCATTGAAATACAG GATACACTAAAATCAAGCCCACCAGAGAACCTGATGATGAAGAGAGCTGCCGCCATTGGAGTGTCAGTTACCACCGGCTTCTACTTCCTGTGTGGAGTTCTGGGCTATGCAGCGTTTGGAAACGGAGCGCCTGGCAATTTTTTAACAGGATTTGGTTTTTATGAACCTTACTGGCTTATTGACATTGCTAACATTTGCATCATTGTCCATCTTGTGGGAGCTTACCag GTTTTCAGCCAGCCATTACACCAAAGTGCGGAAAAGTGGTTTATCAGCAGGTGTGGAACAGGTCATTTCATAGTACAAGAACATCAGATTGTCATTCCGTTTGTGGGTATTTACAACGTGAGTTTCCTCCGGTTGATCTGGAGAACAATGTATGTGATATTTACGTCTGCGATCGCCATGATGTTTCCAGTCTTCAACAGTGTTTTGGGCTTGCTTGGAGCCGCAGCATTCTGGCCATTGACTGTGTATCTACCAATAGAGATGCACATTTCGCAGGCTAAAATTCGCAGTTTTTCTCTTCCCTGGATTTGGCTAAAGATATTGTGCTGGGTTTGCTTGACTGTATCACTCGCTGCTGGTTTCGCATGCATTCAAGGCATTATTTCGGAGCTTAAACACTACCAGCCTTTCAAGTCTGTTTCTTGA